CCGCAGGTTCCTCTTGAAGTAAAAATTGATGTCCCTCCTCTTTGCGAGCATATCCTCTGCGGGGTACCTCCCAAACAGAGGCATGGCATCCCTAGACAAACTCCCATCCCTCCAGCTCATCACTTCTCTCAAATCTGTGTTCCTCATTTGAATGTCGctgaggagaagaaaaatggtAAAGTGAGCGACCAAATTGATGATATAAAAACTGTTAAttacgtaatttttttttcccaaatcgTACACCAGGATGAAGATGTAGGTCACTAGGGAGCTGCAGTAGATCAGCGTCAGGATGTTGCTGTATAGGTAGATCGACTGGCTATTGCGACCCTTCGTTTCTAGGTAGGTGCTGCTATGCGTGGCTTCCTCGGAGACAATCGtggggggggttctccccaAGGAATACGCTGCGGATTGCCCAAACAGATCAGTCTGtatccctccccccttcgccGCACCGCCGAGTGGACCCCCCCTCGAGGGGAACCGCCCCGCTTGATTGGCCACATTGTCAAGGTCAATCTCGTTGCGCACCCCCGTCAGCATAAAGAGGAAGGgaaacacatttttgaacACGTGCGTCgagcaggagaagaagaagacgcatatcagcagcagcagcttGTTCCTCCGCGAGAAGTACACGCTCGATATCTGGTACTCCGACATGGTCTCTTCGGTCGGAAGCAGTGGAGGGGGTGGCAGGGTTAGCAGCTTTGGTGAGGATGGCCGAGTCGGCCCGGGTGGCAACACAGGCGAGCGGCTGCTTACTTGCGGCTGCTTAATCGCGTCTGCTTAATCGCTTCTGCTTAATCGCTTCTGCTTGCTTGCGTCTGCTCGCCTGTACCGGTTGGCTCAGGACCGACCCCGCGCTGGTACCATTTTTAGGGGCGCCTCGCTTCTCTGCCAGTTGACCGCTTCGTCCGATTGCCACTCGTCCGCCTCGTCAGTTCATGGTGCCGCCTTCAGCGCATGCACACTTTGATTTGAAGAGGTCCCCTTTGTGCTCGTGTGGGCCTGCTGCCCGGTTGGGATTTCCCCCCTGGGTAattcaaagggggaagtggaGTGACCTTTTGGAGAGCGAGAGTTGCAGCACTTCACCTGGCTTGGATTGACTTCTTTTCACttgcttcccccgtttgcttggtattttttttttttttttttttccctgttgTGCCTTGCTACATGCCAACcgctaactttttttaagtcCCCTTGAATCTACCTCGGTGGGTTCCCTTTGTGTAGACAAGCCGCAATCCGATGGAGGAGCTGGCTAATCAGTGGAGGAACGGGTAAGCAACTTGgtagaaggggaaaaaaaaaaaaagagaaacgcCTAGGGGTATGCTTATGTGTAAACATGGCTCAAGTGGGCGAACTGCGGTGGGGCTCAatttgaggggaaaaaaagtacctACGTGTGTTCAGCCTGGCACAAGCAAAAGTAAAAGTGCGTATGTaagtacgtacgtatgtacgtaagtatgcacgtatgtatgcacgtatgtatgcacgtatgtatgcacgtatgtatgcacgtatgtatgcacgtatgtatgcacgtatgtatgcacgtatgtatgcacgtatgtttGCTTGCTTCCTTCCTCCCTCGCGCGCCACGTGTTCTTTCGCACCCGCGCTTTTGACGCACCTGCGCGCTCCAGTTCTGTTGCGCTTGGCTGGGTGCGCAcaaggaaggaaggaagcaaGCACGCTTGTACCGGCGCAGGTACGCCCGAATGTACGCCCGCACGTACACCCGAATGCACCCCCGCATAGGCGCCTGCCCGACCGCTCCGCACGAACCATGGCGGGCCAACCCCCCAAGTAGAGACCGCCTTCTAATCACCCCACCAAGAGGggaatcctttttttttttttttttttttttttttccctccatttgAAGGTACGAATAGGGATTCTCTCTGTAGGCCCCACACCTGCTTCCACCATTTTGATGTTCGTGTACGTTCTTCCATTACACGCCGTGCATGTGCAGTGACTCCTCCTTTTGCCAAAGCATCTTTGACGCTGCGACTGTTTTGTTTCTGCTAGGGGATTACTTGGTGGAATTAGAAAGGTATTCCCTAATTTGGCTCATCCTTCCCGTTAAGGCAACTCGCCTCTGTGCGTTTGTGCGCAACTCGGACGGCGTCGTAAGCGCATCGCGTGGCCCCCTGGTGAGGCAGCAGTTCGGGAGAGCCACCCAAGGGTGCAGCTAtcggaagggggagaagaaaggAGCAAACGAGAAAGCTAAAGAGGCGCACCGGATAGGAGAGCGCCATCACACCAGAGAAGCGAACGTGAATACGGTGTAGTAGGTCTCCGCTCCCCACCTCATCTGACGGCTTTTCATCTGACGGCGTTTCATCTGACGGCTTTTCATCTGACGGCTTTTCACCTGACCGCTTTTCATCTGACCGCTTCTCATCTGACCGCTTCTCATCTGACCGCTTCTCATCTGACCGCTTCTCATCTGattgctccccccccgcgcacgATGCAACGAAGCAGCAACGAGGGCCTGAGCGAATGGTGCCTGATCGAGAGCAACCCCTGCATCTTCAACGACATGCTGAGCCGGATGGGCGCGAAGCACCTCTCCGTGGAGGACGTGTACGATTTGGAGTTCTTCGACGACTACATCTATAACAGGGATGTGGTCAGCGTGGAGCACGTCCTCAGCATCGAGCTGTACAAAacggagaaggagaaggagaaggagcgggaggagcgggaggagcagaaggagcgggaggagcgggaggagcagaaggagcAGAATGCCGCTGATGGAAGCaccgggggaggggcgccCCCGAAAAGGGAGATGTACCGAAACACAGCCGAAACGGACGAAAAGTACTACCGGCTCATAAGAAACGAAAACAGCATTTTtggaattattttcctttttaacatcGGGAAGAGCTACAAGAGGAACAAGTTCGTGGAGCACAGTGTGCCAGAGAACCTCTTCTTTGCAAAGCAGGTGATCCCGAACGCATGTGCCACGCAAGCAATCCTGTCTATTGTCCTAAATATAGGGGTAGAACTGaacgaagaaataaaaaacatcaaATCGTTTAGCAATAACTTTGATAGCTCGATGAAGGGGCTCACCCTCTCCAACTGTAACTTCCTTCGAAACATCCACAATACGTATAAGCCTCccatatatatagaaaaggaGAACCTGCATgacgaaaagggaaagaacaACGACTCCTTCCACTTCGTTTCGTATATACAATTTGGCGGGAGTGTCTACATGCTGGACGGCCTGCAGGAGGGGCCCGTGCTCATCGGGCAGACCGGGGGCGCGGACGGCCGCCGCAGTTGGGTCGACCTCGCCAGGGAGCACATCAAGAAGGAGATCGACGAGATAtgcggggttagcggtggtAGCGGAGTTAGCGGCGGTGTGGGTGGAAGCAGCGGTGGCCGTGGCGGCAGCGGTGGGGGGGACGGGCGGTTCAACATCCTAATCGTGGTGAAGGACAAGGAGTATTTGCTCAAAGAGTTTTATAAAATCCACAGAATTTTGTATAAGAGACTCTTCACCAAGTTACGCAGCCTGGGGGTGAAGGAGGAATTATTACTGGACCCAGTACACGATAAAATAAACGACCAACTGAGCGAAGAGATAAGCGCAGAAATGAACGGCCAAGTAAGCGGCCAAGCAAACGGCCAAGCGAACGGCCAAGCAAACGTCCAAGCGAACGGCCAAGTAATCGAAGAAAAGTTTAACTACGCGAATATCCCCACCGTGGAGGAGCTCCCAGACAATATCGGAGAGCTGCTGACCACTTTCCATAAGTCCCAATTTGAAATCAACTACCTGCAGGCCCTTTTGCAGGAGCAGAAGCAGTTGAAGCGCTCCTCGAAGAAGGAGCTGGccttcaaatattttaatttctaCCCCTTCGTGATGTCCTCTTTGAAGCTCATGGCCAAGCACAAGTTCTTGAAGGAGGCCTAccagaagcagaagcagaagcgCAGGCGGGCCATCGCCTAGGGGTGCAGAGGCGTAGCAGGCCAGTCGCCCCAAGAAGGAGCCCACATTGGGGATACGCCACGTGGTTACCCCTACTTATGCTCACTGCACACCTTTGATggccccccccccgagggTGAGATGaaagaaggagagaaaaCGACTCGCCTGTCACCCCTTTGGACATTTATGCGGCACCCCTGCGTGGACCCATTTTGTACGCGCTCGAAATGCATAGcggcaaaagaaaaaaaaaaaaaaaaaaaaaattaaattttcttcgCGAGATGTTGTGCCAGGGCATACGCGCGTGTGTGGTGCGGCGTGGTGAGGcttcgcgtttttttctgcactttGGCTTTGTTAGCTGCCTTCCCTTTGCTGCCTTCCCTTTGCTGCCTTCCCTTTGCTGCCTTCCCTTTGCGGTCCTccttttgcctttcccccccgtttcttccccctcgcatgccgcttcttccccccgtgATCGTCTTCCCACCGCGCGCACACGCACGATCACACGTGTGCATATTTAggcccctttttaagaacACCAATTCGTGAACTTATGCCCCCATGAGTCTCCTCCTTGAGGAATGAATCAGCCACGTGGTCGGCGGAAGGAGGTGACATTCGTTTTGTGGGcatgtaaaagaaaaaagaaaacctcTTTGCTAATTAATCGTACGAGGGAACCGCTTTATGCGAACCGTTTAGCTCAAACGGCTGCTCACACGACTGCTCGTAACAACGGTGCGTGGTTGGAGACCCCCTCCTGCTTGACTCTCCCCAAAAGGGACACCCACCGGGCAATGTGTCTACCTTCGCGTGGACGTGCCCCACTGTAGTGCTCCCCATCCACAGTGAGGCGTAGGCCAAATTGAACCGCTTCACATTCGCACCAACAGAGGAACATCCCCAAAACGACTTCACCCCGTTCCAAATGAAGGGCCGCGCCATCGGAAAgaagttgaagaaaaaaaaaaaaaaaaaaaagcaaaaaatccaaaagaggaaaaaaaacggaattGAAGAGGCCAAACTGGCATACCTCAGTTTCCTTTGCGAAGAGGATGACATAAATttcttttgcaattttgagGAGGAATGGGAACAGAAGAACTCGCGAAGAGCTTCCAACGAAGGACCCCTCGCTTGTTGCAACACCTTGAGTGTGCCCCCTTCTAAGAGTGACGCCGTGGAACAATCCTACCTCCGCACGCTGCTCCAAAATGAGGACTTCACTTGCGACAAACGGTCCTGCTCATCTGTGGGATTCATTTTCGATAAGATCTTTTTGCGCTTTGCCAATTTGGACGAGCAGCTTCGTAGGGATGTCCGTTTGGGGAGGTCCTTccgaaaggggaagaagaggaggagaaggagtgGAGCGACGAAAGAGAAACCACTCAGGGGGGTAACCCAAGTGGGTGCCTCGAAACTgtgtgcaaataaaaatggtgt
The DNA window shown above is from Plasmodium vivax chromosome 9, whole genome shotgun sequence and carries:
- a CDS encoding ubiquitin C-terminal hydrolase, family 1, putative (encoded by transcript PVX_091485A) produces the protein MQRSSNEGLSEWCLIESNPCIFNDMLSRMGAKHLSVEDVYDLEFFDDYIYNRDVVSVEHVLSIELYKTEKEKEKEREEREEQKEREEREEQKEQNAADGSTGGGAPPKREMYRNTAETDEKYYRLIRNENSIFGIIFLFNIGKSYKRNKFVEHSVPENLFFAKQVIPNACATQAILSIVLNIGVELNEEIKNIKSFSNNFDSSMKGLTLSNCNFLRNIHNTYKPPIYIEKENLHDEKGKNNDSFHFVSYIQFGGSVYMLDGLQEGPVLIGQTGGADGRRSWVDLAREHIKKEIDEICGVSGGSGVSGGVGGSSGGRGGSGGGDGRFNILIVVKDKEYLLKEFYKIHRILYKRLFTKLRSLGVKEELLLDPVHDKINDQLSEEISAEMNGQVSGQANGQANGQANVQANGQVIEEKFNYANIPTVEELPDNIGELLTTFHKSQFEINYLQALLQEQKQLKRSSKKELAFKYFNFYPFVMSSLKLMAKHKFLKEAYQKQKQKRRRAIA